In Helianthus annuus cultivar XRQ/B chromosome 8, HanXRQr2.0-SUNRISE, whole genome shotgun sequence, a single genomic region encodes these proteins:
- the LOC110870491 gene encoding replication protein A 70 kDa DNA-binding subunit E-like: MENRLKMEVAKVSMLNDLNTFSNNYSIRVKIVSMSKKMMNENKNEIYRLDMIFMDEMGTMIQASCLHKMLGKFKDFLQLDECLLITKPSLAANKSFAKYTKRNDKISLYFYTSVEKCLDWSGPKYRFNFVNLKDVVKNKIEVNTVIDWTGYVEVCFNLEDTSKKDGSKGKRLNMRIEDLEGQKCPVTLWDDFAIDMFAYMNDKKRDKYVVILCHFGMVNLYRGKRGVANGFELSILFIGTDIEDISSFRKRYVERISASSSSNEHVGSNVISSVEDEFLNNPDFMLIGFLGTISTTKKVLVLGTITAICTDKLWYYNGCNHCKSSVEERFVTKENVDASFDVDHAKSLVCTNDKCEGVDIYSIPFKIPIRVQDSSSTVSLTLFDFEAYKILKKTAKELLAIQDQVVNSGEIPKPYPEIFDTLIGKRYAFIINVKDYNIEHQVENYGISMATNDDEILAALCAKFNLNQHEQSESLDVPDSCSLSTPVDLMKDEMSCSGDNVTPASKALVGNKNPSSDETKRNIREVCDVDDALGCSSTKRRMRDELSQDEDAGVSTLLIPKIER; this comes from the exons ATGGAGAACCG TCTTAAAATGGAGGTTGCAAAGGTTAGCATGCTTAACGATCTTAATACATTCTCAAACAACTATTCGATTAGAGTGAAGATTGTTAGCATgtcgaagaagatgatgaatgaaAACAAAAATGAAATATATCGTCTTGATATGATCTTCATGGATGAGATG GGAACTATGATACAAGCCAGTTGTCTGCATAAGATGCTAGGAAAATTCAAAGACTTCCTTCAGTTGGATGAATGTCTTCTTATCACCAAACCTTCTCTTGCTGCTAATAAGTCCTTTGCTAAGTATACCAAGAGAAATGACAAAATATCACTGTATTTCTATACTTCTGTTGAGAAATGCCTTGACTGGTCTGGACCGAAATACCGTTTTAATTTCGTTAACCTGAAGGATGTtgttaaaaataaaattgaaGTTAATACAGTTATTG ATTGGACTGGTTATGTGGAAGTATGTTTCAATCTAGAGGATACATCAAAGAAGGATGGGAGCAAGGGCAAGAGACTTAATATGAGAATTGAAGACCTTGA AGGCCAAAAGTGTCCGGTTACTTTGTGGGATGATTTTGCTATTGATATGTTTGCTTACATGAATGATAAGAAACGAGATAAATAtgttgttatcctttgtcatTTTGGTATGGTCAACCTTTACAGAG GCAAGCGTGGAGTTGCAAACGGGTTTGAGCTTAGCATACTTTTTATCGGCACTGACATTGAAGATATATCCTCTTTTAGGAAGAG GTATGTAGAGAGAATTTCTGCTTCATCTTCATCAAATGAGCATGTTGGTTCAAACGTTATCTCAAGTGTTGAAGATGAGTTTCTTAATAACCCTGATTTCATGCTTATTGGTTTCCTTGGAACCATATCAACG ACAAAGAAGGTTTTGGTTCTTGGCACAATCACAGCTATATGCACTGATAAACTTTGGTATTACAATGGTTGTAACCACTGTAAGTCTAGTGTGGAGGAAAGATTTGTAACGAAAGAAAATGTGGATGCTTCATTTGATGTTGATCATGCAAAATCTTTGGTGTGTACAAATGATAAATGTGAAGGAGTCGACATCTATTCTATTCC CTTCAAGATACCTATTAGGGTGCAAGACTCTTCCAGTACTGTGTCTTTGACACTGTTTGATTTCGAAGCTTACAAGATTCTTAAGAAAACTGCCAAAGAGTTACTTGCAATCCAAGATCAG GTTGTTAATTCTGGAGAGATACCGAAACCATATCCTGAGATTTTTGACACATTGATTGGAAAGAGGTATGCGTTCATCATAAATGTTAAAGACTATAACATTGAGCATCAGGTTGAAAACTATGGTATTTCAATGGCCACTAACGATGATGAGATCCTTGCCGCGCTCTGCGCCAAATTCAATCTTAACCAG CATGAGCAGTCCGAATCGTTGGATGTTCCAGATTCCTGCAGTTTGTCTACTCCTGTTGACCTTATGAAG GATGAGATGTCATGCAGCGGTGACAATGTTACACCTGCATCCAAAGCACTCGTAGGCAATAAGAATCCCTCTTCTGATGAAACAAAACGTAATATTCGTGAAGTGTGCGATGTAGATGATGCATTAGGTTGCTCCTCGACAAAGCGCCGCATGCGTGATGAACTGTCTCAGGATGAAGATGCTGGTGTTTCGACGCTTTTGATTCCCAAGATTGAGAGATAG
- the LOC110870490 gene encoding uncharacterized protein LOC110870490, protein MDGDENTAFFHRLINNRKSANGIPGLLIDGVWVDKPKIIKKEVLGFFRNHFEEKVHSRPSLLCPGVKRLTEAGANLLSGIFTAKEIKEAVLEYFKEVLSHFYISGSIDKSCNTSFITLIPKVKDPIGLNDYLSINLIGIISKVISKILANRVKKFIRNIISETQSAFVKDRYILDSPLVLSEI, encoded by the exons ATGGATGGTGACGAGAATACCGCCTTTTTTCATAGACTCATTAACAACAGGAAAAGTGCTAATGGTATTCCAGGGTTGCTCATTGATGGGGTTTGGGTGGATAAGCCAAAAATTATAAAGAAAGAGGTTCTTGGCTTCTTTAGAAACCATTTTGAGGAGAAAGTTCATTCTAGGCCTTCTTTGCTTTGCCCGGGAGTGAAGAGATTAACGGAAGCGGGGGCGAATCTTCTATCGGGGATCTTTACGGCTAAGGAAATCAAGGAGGCAGTTTTAGAAT ATTTCAAGGAGGTGTTATCCCACTTTTATATTTCGGGCTCCATTGACAAGAGTTGCAACACGTCTTTTATAACTCTTATTCCGAAGGTTAAGGACCCGATTGGGTTGAACGACTACCTGTCCATTAATCTAATTGGGATTATTAGCAAAGTTATATCGAAGATTTTGGCGAATCGTGTGAAGAAATTTATTCGAAATATTATATCTGAGACCCAATCGGCGTTTGTTAAAGATAGATATATCCTTGATAGCCCTTTGGTGCTTAGTGAGATATGA